AGAACCTTGTGACCGTTGCTGAGCTCCACGCGAAACATCGCGTTCGGCAGAGCCTCGACCACACTGCCCTCGATCTCGATGACACCGTCCTTCTTACCCATGTCCTCCACTATCTGCAGTGCTGTTCTGACACCGGCCGCACTCCTCGCGACCTCCGCGGCACCCCACGGTCGATCCGCCCCCAGGACGAGTCGAGCGATGTGTCGCGGACGTCACGGCAGAGCACGCCCAACGAGCGATCCTACTCCATCACGGCCGGAATGAGTAACCGCGGACTGACCCGAACAGTGCGGTCCCGCTCACATCGGCTCAGGAGTGCTAGCGCTCCCGCCGTCGGGATCGCGGCCCTGATCCGCCGCCAGCAGCCCGGACGTCCGCGCTCGAAGGACGGCGGCCTCCCTCGTGTGGACGCCGAGCTTGCTGTAGATCGCTCTCAGATGGGACTTGACCGTGTTGGAGGAGACGTAGAGGCGCTGAGCAATCCTCGAGAGCGTCTGCCCCGTCGCGAGCGCCTCGAGTACCTTGATCTCCTGCGCGCTCAGTGGCACCCGCTCCAGCGGCGGCGGGAACAGGTCCTCGCCGGAGGCGACACCGCAGCGACGCAAGTAGGCGGTCAACCGACTCGAGCTCTCGGCGATGAGCAGCAGGTCGGCGCTGGGAACCGCGCGGAAGGGCCGGATGAGATCGTGCATCTCGCCCACGGCAGCCGCGAGATGCAACGAGGTCGCCGCGGCGGAGTCCTGGCCGGTCCGCAGCTGGGCACAGCAGCGCACGAGCAGGAGGTCCAGCGCCCGCCGCGGGTGGCTCGCGATCCAGTGCTCACAGTCCGCGGCATGGTGCAGCGCCCGATCGAAGTCGCCGGCGTAGAAGGCTAGGCGTGCGAGCACCGGATCCACACCGGCCACCGAGGCAGGCGGGTGCGCGACCAGCTCCAGCCCGTGCTCCAGGTCGCCGTTCAGGACCAGCACGTCGGCCCAGACGGCGTAGACGACCGTGGCCGCCAGGCTCGGCTCGGCCCGGTCGGCCATGGCCTCCCACTGCGCCTCCAGCATGGCCACCAGGTCGGGACCGGACCGACCCTCCCGGGTGGCGATCCGCAGGAGGTCGGCGAGCACCAGCAGCTCGGCCTCGTCGCTGTCGGCCGGGTCGAGGAGGTCGTCGAGCTCGTCGGTGGGCCATCGCACGTCCACGCCACCGTCGAGGTCGAGCACACAGCCCGCGAGCGCGCGCAGGGCCGGCTCCCGGGGCGCGATCGTCGCGATCGTCCCGATCTCCGCGGCGGCCTGCAGCGCGCGGCCGGCCTCGCGCCGCTTCCCGAGCATCGCCAGTGCGAGTGCGCGGTGTACGAGACCGTGCCGCCGCTCCTGCGGCAGCGCCGCCCGCTCGGCCACCTGCACCGCTGTCTGTGCGGCGCGCTCGGCGCCGATGGGATCCACGCGGGCCAGGCGGTGCACGGCGTACTGAGTCAACAGCTGGGGCAGCCGCAACGCCTGCGCGCGGGGCAGACCCAGCTCGAGGCCCTGCCAGGATGGATCGCGGGCGCGGCTCGACTCACGCAGCAGGGCGAGTTCTGCCCTACTCTCGGCCACCTCCGGCGGGAGGATGTCGAGCGCGGCGCGGACCAGTACGGGTCGCGCGCTCAGCTCGCTCCAGTGGTCGGTCAGCAGTGCCTCGACATGACCGGCGTCGCCCGCGCGGCTGGCGTGATGCAGCGCCGAGGCGAGGTCCCCGTCACGTTCGCGCAGGTGGGCCGCGGCCTGGTGTGCCGCTCGGGCG
Above is a window of Ruania suaedae DNA encoding:
- a CDS encoding LuxR C-terminal-related transcriptional regulator; the encoded protein is MAAPIRPGPMLPRTPGVVVVPTALAQALSGGAPMVVLRAPPGWGKTTTMASWLRRSAAQGEAVAWITVPAGSTRGQFWSLLRHGLGLPGASEGGQAVPPDGAALDGLVVGPGGSVHLVVDDFHHVTDTTVDRELVEILRVAGTLRLTVLSRVARPVEALAETDLDGVSLRARDLALGGPAVAELARGLHSPLDPESAETLARDLGGWPVLVRMALRHGLLDRRGDPQSILPYLEALHEEKEPRRLLDMVMRASLTETLDPGIAQALFESWTSPHAVIEALADAGLIGPSGGVPDTVRLAAAGLFADLHPAAARAAHQAAAHLRERDGDLASALHHASRAGDAGHVEALLTDHWSELSARPVLVRAALDILPPEVAESRAELALLRESSRARDPSWQGLELGLPRAQALRLPQLLTQYAVHRLARVDPIGAERAAQTAVQVAERAALPQERRHGLVHRALALAMLGKRREAGRALQAAAEIGTIATIAPREPALRALAGCVLDLDGGVDVRWPTDELDDLLDPADSDEAELLVLADLLRIATREGRSGPDLVAMLEAQWEAMADRAEPSLAATVVYAVWADVLVLNGDLEHGLELVAHPPASVAGVDPVLARLAFYAGDFDRALHHAADCEHWIASHPRRALDLLLVRCCAQLRTGQDSAAATSLHLAAAVGEMHDLIRPFRAVPSADLLLIAESSSRLTAYLRRCGVASGEDLFPPPLERVPLSAQEIKVLEALATGQTLSRIAQRLYVSSNTVKSHLRAIYSKLGVHTREAAVLRARTSGLLAADQGRDPDGGSASTPEPM